A genome region from Candidatus Zixiibacteriota bacterium includes the following:
- the dnaB gene encoding replicative DNA helicase — translation MAEAIEKIPPQAIEAEQSVLGAMLLSKDAIDSAIELLNERYFYRPAHRKIFKVIADLYDRNEPADLVTVSEELANRGQLEDIGGRAYLAGLTEASPSIANVGYHSKIVLDKATLNSLIGAANTILSRVYDQTQDVDDLLDSAEQEIFSIKEDKMKSGAVPISDVLHETFKTIESYSERKGNLTGVPSGFIDLDNLTSGFQKSDLIIIACRPSVGKTAFSLNIAEHVAVENKIPVLLFSLEMSKEQIAQRLLCSRARISSHLVRIGKLADNQWTNLSIAVGPLSEAPIYIDDTPVLSVLEMRAKARRLKSRENLGLVVVDYLQLVQEPRHSESRQQAISYISRSLKAMARELKVPIIALSQLSRQIEMRGKDAKPQLSDLRESGALEQDADVVIFIHRPRDDEGHWGPEAEIMLSKQRNGPTGTIDLTFIKDYARFELVDRFHEYSEP, via the coding sequence ATGGCTGAGGCAATTGAAAAAATACCTCCTCAGGCAATAGAGGCCGAACAATCTGTATTAGGGGCAATGCTGTTATCCAAGGATGCGATTGACAGCGCAATTGAGCTGCTAAACGAAAGGTATTTCTACCGTCCCGCACATAGGAAGATATTTAAGGTTATAGCCGATCTCTATGACAGAAATGAGCCGGCTGATTTGGTCACTGTGTCGGAGGAATTGGCTAACCGCGGTCAGCTTGAGGATATCGGAGGACGGGCTTATCTGGCGGGATTAACAGAGGCATCGCCAAGCATAGCTAATGTTGGATATCATTCCAAAATAGTGTTGGATAAAGCCACCTTGAACAGTTTAATTGGTGCCGCTAATACTATTTTATCCCGCGTATATGATCAAACGCAGGATGTCGACGATTTATTAGATTCCGCCGAGCAGGAAATTTTCTCGATAAAAGAGGATAAAATGAAAAGCGGCGCGGTGCCTATCAGCGATGTTTTGCATGAAACTTTTAAAACAATCGAAAGCTACAGCGAACGTAAAGGAAACTTAACCGGAGTACCCAGCGGATTTATCGATTTGGATAATTTGACGTCAGGGTTTCAAAAATCGGATTTGATTATAATAGCTTGCCGGCCATCTGTTGGGAAAACAGCTTTCAGTCTTAATATAGCCGAGCATGTGGCTGTCGAAAATAAAATTCCGGTACTGTTGTTTTCACTGGAAATGTCAAAAGAGCAAATCGCTCAGCGTCTTCTTTGCAGTCGGGCAAGAATATCATCCCATCTCGTGAGAATAGGCAAGCTGGCTGATAATCAATGGACTAACTTATCAATTGCCGTGGGACCATTGTCTGAGGCGCCGATTTATATAGATGATACGCCTGTATTGAGCGTCCTTGAGATGAGAGCCAAAGCCAGACGGTTAAAATCCAGGGAAAACCTTGGCTTAGTTGTAGTGGATTACCTTCAGCTTGTTCAGGAACCCAGACACTCTGAAAGCCGTCAGCAGGCAATTTCATATATATCAAGGTCATTAAAAGCAATGGCGCGCGAGTTGAAAGTGCCGATTATTGCGCTATCGCAGTTGTCCCGTCAGATTGAAATGCGCGGCAAGGATGCCAAGCCGCAGTTGTCGGACTTGAGAGAATCGGGCGCGCTGGAACAGGATGCGGATGTTGTCATATTCATCCATCGCCCCCGGGATGATGAGGGACACTGGGGACCGGAAGCGGAGATAATGCTCAGCAAGCAGAGGAATGGTCCAACCGGGACGATTGACCTTACGTTTATAAAGGACTATGCGCGGTTTGAGTTGGTTGATAGGTTCCATGAATATTCGGAGCCGTAG
- the tsaD gene encoding tRNA (adenosine(37)-N6)-threonylcarbamoyltransferase complex transferase subunit TsaD produces MLILGIETSCDETAASVLQTPRTLLSNVIYSQLIHKKFGGVVPELASREHIKKLVGIVDEALDKSGCSLSDIDGYAVTYGPGLVGGLLVGLTFVKSMAQVLGKPFYGVNHLEGHIFSNRLQYSECQPPFIALIVSGGHANLVLVRDWGDYKLLGKTRDDAPGEAFDKIAKLLKLGYPGGPAIEKESSGGDRNFFKFPRAYMGKDSYEFSFSGLKTAVAVYLKDKSDEFISKHLADICASFQEAVCEVLAAKAVAACRNLQVDKISVCGGVAMNKRLQEMVRDMTDGVQVFFPGAGLCTDNAAMIAAVGGYYLEQGKSSPLDLNAVPYLGIGD; encoded by the coding sequence ATGCTTATACTTGGCATTGAAACATCCTGCGATGAGACTGCCGCCTCAGTTTTACAAACGCCCCGAACGCTTCTATCAAATGTTATTTATTCACAATTAATTCATAAAAAGTTTGGCGGTGTAGTGCCCGAACTGGCATCCCGTGAGCATATAAAAAAACTTGTTGGCATCGTAGATGAGGCTTTGGACAAAAGCGGTTGCAGCCTTAGCGATATTGACGGTTATGCGGTAACTTACGGTCCCGGTTTGGTCGGCGGCTTATTGGTGGGATTGACATTTGTGAAATCGATGGCGCAAGTATTGGGCAAGCCGTTCTATGGGGTAAATCATTTAGAGGGTCATATATTTTCAAACCGTCTGCAATACTCAGAATGCCAGCCGCCGTTTATTGCCTTGATAGTATCTGGCGGTCATGCCAATTTAGTACTGGTTAGGGATTGGGGCGATTATAAGCTTTTGGGGAAAACCCGCGATGACGCTCCCGGTGAAGCTTTCGATAAAATAGCGAAACTTTTAAAACTTGGCTATCCCGGCGGTCCAGCGATTGAGAAAGAGTCAAGCGGCGGCGATCGAAACTTCTTTAAATTTCCGCGAGCGTATATGGGCAAAGATTCTTATGAATTCTCGTTTTCGGGTTTGAAAACTGCTGTGGCTGTTTATTTAAAAGATAAAAGCGATGAATTTATAAGCAAGCATCTCGCCGATATCTGCGCCTCGTTTCAGGAAGCGGTTTGCGAGGTGTTGGCGGCTAAGGCAGTTGCTGCCTGCCGTAATCTGCAGGTTGACAAAATATCGGTTTGCGGCGGCGTGGCTATGAACAAACGTCTGCAGGAGATGGTTCGAGATATGACGGATGGCGTGCAGGTCTTTTTTCCTGGCGCTGGTTTATGTACCGACAATGCCGCCATGATAGCCGCAGTCGGGGGATACTATCTTGAGCAGGGCAAATCCTCGCCGCTTGATTTGAATGCGGTGCCGTATCTGGGGATTGGAGATTGA